Part of the Zingiber officinale cultivar Zhangliang chromosome 6A, Zo_v1.1, whole genome shotgun sequence genome, TGAGAGAAGGATTTCCAGAATTCCAGGACAACACTCAATGTCTGAAAAATGAAAGAGAAAAAATCTCTCAGATATATACCTATAAGGTCATGATTATCAAATGGCGAGAACAATCAGTTTAATTATTATCAAATTGATGGAAAATAAGTGACTTGCGAGATGATAAACCTGATTTTTATTGTGCATAGCTAATATCTTGGTGTACTCCGTCTTCAATTTAGCTGCTTTAGCAACATAAGGAGCTTTATCCTGGAACACAGAAAGAAATTTCAGATTAAAAAAAACATTACTAATTCATTTTCCTCTTCAAAGCAGGAAGATTGGTCTGGCGGATGAGAACTAAATAGCACTAACTTCTTTCGACAGTGATTTCCATTTATTGCCACCTACTTTACCAAGCTAATCAAATGATAATAGTTGATTTAAACCAATCTACAGAAGCTGAAACAAGTAGAACTAAAGGAAAAGGGAGCAACCTTACCATAGTGACAGATTTGTTATCATTACATCAATTATCATGAGAAGTAAAGATTTTGCCTATCATATTGAAGTCACGAAAGGAGTTTATGGGGCATAAGGTTGCATATATCCAAACAAGTAGTCCTAGATTGTAATGGAcatgaataaaatttattaaagttgatTAACCGACCATATCCCATATCTGATTGGTCAACCTAATATATGAGCTGACATAACTggacatatatttttttaataaaaaaaaatagaaactgaCCAAATTAAATGATCACCTGTCCCAAAAGCATGAGCTTCCAGGAAAGGACCTAGGGCAGACAATAATGCTTTCAACAAACTGAAATCTAAAGTTGGAGAGACCTTGCTAATGACTCGGCGTATAAAATTGAACTATAGAATATCAAGACCAGCAATACCTCCTCTATTATGGATTCACATTCAACAAGTGCATGAACATTTGCTGCTTCTAAAGCCAGAAGTTCCCTCTTTAACCTTTCTGAAAATGCTTTTGCTTCACCAATTCCCATAACATACCTGCATCAGAATATCTTGTGTGTGAATCATGGCATAAGTATGAATATTATTAGAGGGAACATTATGGACATAATGcaagtaaaaaaattatcaaaagataaaggAGGTACAGATTCATATATTGGAAAACAAACACCTGAAGgttaatttgaaaagaaaaataaaacacatCAGATTAAATGCTCTGTTTCACTGAGCAACAAAAAGCATCACGGAAGTATCAAAGATGCATATCTGCATGCTAGGCATGACTTTTACATGATAATTCAAACATAATCAAGTAACATACGTGCCAAGGAGAGCCTCCATGTCCTCTTCTTCAGCTTGTGAAACAAGATCTCTTTCGACAGTAACTTGTGAGTGACCTTGAATCAAACCAGATGCGTCTTGCCCACCATGAGTAATAACTTGACTGCTTACTGCAGTATTATTTTCCTGTAGCAGAATAATAACTTATTTTCCCATTTTTTTGGCTTTGGTTTACATACACAGTAGACTATGTACAGGAGGTGTAGAATATCCAATGCCTATATTCAAACACCGTGTTCACTAATCATATGCACTGAATAAAATTAGCAGAATGGCTGTTAAAAACCTTTTGTACACTGAACTACACATAAAAAGGAGAGAGTGAGAAGTAAGATTTGTGCAACTTCAACTGAAGAAACATTGAAATTTAAAGTTCTAACGATTGCATGACAACAATAGTTTCAAGCTCAGGATAAACAAGAGCAATTCTTACTCTATCGTGCTTGATGGAAGATGGTTAGGAAAGGATGAGTAAGATACTTTGCCAAAGTAGCTACAATTCAAAGCTttttccactttttttttttgataaatactaGCCTAATTCCTAATCTAATATCTAGTCTTGATTTTGCAACATGGTACAACCTCACATATAAAGGACACTATAAATCTTAAGATAATAATAAAACCCATTAGTCTTTGTATTCACATATTCATATGCATATATATAAAGGTCAGATGAGACAAATTAAGAGGTACACCTTTGCCCAGAGAGTCATCTCCACTATGTCTATCCCAACAACTTTTGGAAGACGTCCCAATATCTCCTTGCTCATGTTTAAAATGCATAGAAGTATGCGGTTCCTGCAAGAGGAATAACTTTGGAGTAGACACCATATTGATTCTTCTAATTTTCGTATTGAGAAAAGCAATATTGTTCATGTCCTGTAACTCAATGAGATTATTCAGATTCTTCAATTACTTGCAAAAAAGTACAAGCATAAAAGCATAGACCATAGAAAGAATACTCCAACAGAAACATGCACGCTTTCCACCACTCCTTCCACTACCTCAAGAATCCAtccagagaaaaaaaaaaggaacaagGGGCTTGCCAGagaggaaaaaaagaaggaaatttGTTCACCCGTTTGTACTCTGTGTTTTAAAAGTTTTACAGTGTAATTAAgagttgaaagaaaattcaaaattatagaGTGAAAAGAAAGAACAGAAACACGTAGATTTTGGAGGAAGCATCATAAAACTAGATCATCTGTAATTGTCTACAACCATGTCTTAAGAACTAAAGAGAGCACATAATGGATAAACCAACTATGGCGCCTCCTAATATCCAAATGGATCAACATTAAACTcttggaaaattaaaattttaaattggctATGCAAAGTGGAAGAAACAGAGGAAGCTTGAACAATACTCAGATTTCACTGATTTGGTTAGAAATGGGAAAATAGACAGATGTTTTTTTTAGCAAAGAGTGAACAAGAAAATTCAGTCAATCTATTACTCAGGACAAGGCATTGCACGTCAAGAACAGTGAAAATTCAATGTGTGAGACATGAGAGGGAACACGGGATCAGACAATAGGTTTTCCAATCACTTTTTTTTGTATGGAAACAAAAACAGAAGAACACAGAAAAAGGAGCAATCAAATTGGATGGAACCTCATTTATAGCATAAGAACAACTGAGTGTTGGAAAACAAAATTTACATCACTGGTAAAAGGAACAtgtttcttcttccttcacttggaGGTAACCACAAAATCATTGTCCCGGCCAAGTAATGAATACTATACACAAAATGCCAAAACCACCGGTTGATGGTCCGATCGCAATCCAAggaatggaaaataaaaatataggaaTCACCCAATCAGCGTTGTCGTAAAAAAAAGGCCAGATTTACCCAAAAAAAAAGACTAGATCTTCTTCCAAACTCGACCAGCAATTTCAACTGACTGAACAATCCTCTATCATGTAATTAACAAGAAATTGATCATTGCAACAAGATAAAGGAATCATTTCAGAAGCTAAATGCAATAACCTGTGGCTTTCCAGGGACAGCGACGACACATTCCTTGCAACCTTGCAGCCGCTCGTCTTCAGTGAGTGGCCTGATGTGAAAAGTGGCCTTCACGCAGCAATGCTCCTCACTGTCCATCTCAATGTTTCCAAGGAAATCCACCAAACAACCAATTAGCCAATCAAACTACCACAGATTCGAGGAGAAACCAGCAGTGAATAGCGAACAAGGTCGAGGGTTTTGACGACCATGCAACAAGATtgctcttttattccgctgctcgAGAGGAGGCCAACTACACTTACGGCCTCAGTCCGTAGTTCCTTATCACTCTCTCACAAACAACGCAAGTAGGGCTCGAGAAAACCACACCACACCTATTACTTCCTCAAAAGGTTGCTCTTTTATTGCCCTGAGGAGCAAGGCTGAGAGGGAATAACAACTCACGATGCTTAGGGAGAAAGAAAGGCGAATGTTAAACTGGAGAATTGAGGTGAGAAAGGGAAATGAATAAGATTGGGAGCAGACTCGAAGTCAAAAGTCAACAACAAGAACTGCAGCAACAACCACGACGGATCATCACGCTTTCTTCAACTTCACTTCAaagctctcctcctcctccttcattGCAGAAGCAGTGAAGGCTACACCGCGCTTGCCAAGATGCCTCCTTTCTCCCTCTCTCCACCAGATGCGGGGACAGATCGAAGACAGTTGATCTTCGATGGAGCTGGCATCTAAAATGAGAAAGGTGAACGGAAAAGTGAGGCCTTGGCAATATATCAACAATGGCAACACAGTGACCAATCGCGAGCTGCAACTAAGTTGGTGAGGTTCTGGAGGCGGAAGAGCCACACGCCGGTGAGGCGGCGGGGGGAGGTGTCACAGGAGAAGGAGTGGAGGGAGGAGGCTAGGGAAGCCGGGAGGTGCCTGGGGGCGAAGACGGGACAGTGGAAGAAAGATGGTGAGCGATGAGTGGAGACGGTGCGGAGGTCGGTGGTAGGGAGGTCGAGGTCAGGGGAACAGTTGGCTAGGCGGAAGGGGGCAGAAATGCTTAGGGATCTTCGAGATGGTAAAGGGGGAGGAATGCGGCGGTAAAAAaatttcggggagagggaaagaaaaaacgcgGTGGTAAAAAAATACGAAAGGAAAAAACATCGAAGGAAGGAAAACACAGgtattcaacatcacttaatagaaaacgatttttaaaaactgttgtcgtaatcccaaaaaagcgcacataaacaatagttttcaaaaactattgtcgtagcctttaaaaaccgttaTCGTAACCCaaaaagcataaatagacaacgatttttaaaaactgttgtcgtaagtCAAAAAAAtactgctaaaagacaacggtttttgttaaaatcGTTGTTAAAAGACAAAACAACAACGATTTgacttaaaaccgttgtcgtttgagtgttgttgaataaggattttcttgtagtgcttgcACCCTCCTCACTCTCCTCATGCCATATCCCCTTAATATAATGTCTCTTGGTTGATTAATAACTTTTGACCAAACATCAATTACTTCTTTCTTTGCACCCTCCTCAATCTCCCCATGCCATAGTTTGTTACATTGCACTCATTATTCTCATGCACAAATTTTTTCTAGTTGAGACCTCTATGGATATGTAGATCATAGGATACTGAAAATCATGAACTCCAATtgtctcatgtggctattaaagAACAAACATTTAATACAAAGAGGAAGACAATAatatattttgggtaaaaaaaaactAGAGTGGACCAACATCCACTAGTAAAATTTTGTTGATAGATTTTGTCACTAATTACTTCGACgattattaattataaaataatatatgaTAATTAACTTCAGTTATAAAATTGACATAATAAAATACAATGTTAGACTTCATTTGCTAAAAAATATGAGTTTCACTTTTATTTTTAAGTGACATATTACTTCataatatttatttgataaagtaataagtcataaaataaaatttataatttctaagtACTGAAGTAATAAGTTGAACTAATTAAAATACTTTTCCCTTCACTATTCTCACTCAGTAAAAATGAAACAATTGATCCCCATTTTGCTAAAACCTAGGCTGTCCATTTTTCGTCTCCGATGTTCCACCATCATTGTAAACGGTGCGTCAACACCTTCATTCGAAAGCCCGAGCTCTAAAGCTTCCTATTTTGGTTTTAATTTGGTGTTTAAACTCAATTCCATCATCTCCTTCGTGCATCCTTGTTAGCGGAAATTTTCATATCCAGTTGTTTGTAGTTCGATCCAGCCTGCGGAAATCTTCATTTCGGGTTGTTTGTATTTTGTAGGATGTGATTTTTTtacttcattccagctttaagaTTTCCTCAAGGTTCTTCTCTACAACCAATGATCTAGTTCTaattagtctttttttttttttttgacaatttaCTAAAGGGCGCATGCAGGTTTTCAAAATGACCAAAATGTGCACACTACcttggtatttaccaaagggtCCCTTTTAGTAAtcagaataataataaaataatgtcATAGATCTATTACATGTGATGTTTACCATGGTGCATGGTTGTGGCCCattacccaatttgattggattatGTGTATGTGTGTTTTAAATTCATAATACAACATGTATATCGTGCCTTTTCACTTTATACTTCAAGTTGTAAAAGGTTTTCTCTTCTCACCATACTCCCTTCGAATGTAACTTAAGGTTTCTtttctttgtaatgtacaaactAGAATAGTGCTAGTATAATACTAGACGACGATTGAAAGGAGGCCAACCCCACATCACAACCAAAGAAGCATTTAGAGAAGATGCAATTTCCTAGGTCCAGTTTTCGATCCTCTCAAtgacttgagaagattgtagtagatggaccataaccatgtcacatttatatatatattgatgtaTGTCATGCTTGAATGTGATACATGTCTAATTAGTAGTTTTACCATAATTAGGTCAATTTAGTATGTTTACCAAAGTttagtactcactactaccttgaTCAATTGTAGACATGTTTGCCAAAACAAAATGACTCAATTAATCTTAGTAGAGTGTGATAGGACAATTGTGATATCCAACTATTGCTCTTTAGGTGCGACTTAATTAAATTAcctcaattagattgagaacttagaggcatatggTCATTCGATGGGCAAAAGAATAATAAGTCTTATTCACCTAACTATCCAAGAGTTGTATATGATGCAATTGGCAAACGTTACCTACCAAATATAtctaaatcttgggtgattagccagaGCTAACTAAAGATATAGTacaatatggatcttgtcccacttaaaTGGTATTACTATTGGGGTTTATAgttagtagtgtgggtaaactaCGGTtgcccacatccatgacttgctcctaccagaCTTTATATTTTAGTGAGAGAATCATTTACTTAAATGCctaattaagtaatttaaatatgatacttatttctgtgtTTATTATTATTGTGGATAACCATGCCAACACACACATCTAATACCCTTTCATTGCTATATGTCCTTGATAAggataagctcaatggagctaatttttggactggtacagaaacatAAGAATTGTTCTCAAGCTAAAAAAAACTATACTTTCTAGAGCAACCTATTTCTAAAACATCCACCTCTAATGCTGCTCTTGCTAATAAGAATGCTCATAAGAAATATTAGGATGATGCATTGGATGTTTCATGTCTTATACTTGtcaccatgaactttgagcttcagaagcaatatgagaacatggatgcttacgatatggttaaaCATTTTAAGCAACTATATTAGAAGCAGGCAAGACGTGAGAGATTTGAGGTATCTAAGACTTTATTTCAATACAAGATGTAAAAAGGAAGTCCCATAGGAACCCATATACTTAAAATGATAGGATATGTTGAGAACCATGAAAAATTGGGATTTCTATTGTGCCAAGAGTTAGCCACTGACCTTGTTCTACAATCGTTGCCAAAACGTTATAGTCAATTTgttatgaattataacatgaacgaaattgataagtcaTTGCTTGAGATGTTAAGTATGTTGAGAATTGCTAAACTCAATCTTAAGAAGACTAAGCCTAGTACCAtattgatggtgcaaaagggaaaaggaaaacggAAGCCTAAGTTAAGGGTAAGctccaagccaaaggcaaggccAAGTCTTGTGCATTGAAACCTAAAGGTGGGGTGCTAAGGAAGAAACCCGCTTCCATTGTGTTGAAACCGGATATTGGAAGAGGAACTATAAGTTGTACCTAGAGgaagtaaaaaagaaaagaagtgagacttttgcctaagatatttatattatataaatcaatctatctattttttcatggtattagataccggctgtgcatctcacatttgtactaatatgcatGAGCTATGAAAGAGTATCTTATTGACAAATGGcgaagtggacctatgagtaggcaatgatgCAAGAGTTGATGATATAGTTGTAGGAACATATTACCTATCTTTGCCCATTaagcttgttttagaacttgaggGGCGCTATTATGTgcttgctttgactaagaacataatttctatttcttgttttgacaagaaaggattttcattaATAATAAGGACAAacgttgttctatttatttaaatgacatgttctattgtaatgcacAACTAATAAATTGACTCTATGTTCTAgatattgaaaactcaatctataacataaatacaaaatagtTAAAATCTAATGATTCAAactaaacatatctctggcattgtcactTGAGCCACATAAATGAGAAACATATATCAAAACTCcctaaggatggacttttggactcatttgagtTTAAATCATATGAGTTATGAAATCTTGCCTATTAGGCATGATGACAAAAACTCCTTTTAGTGGACACAACAAACGAGCCAATGATTtgtttgtaacaacccaaatttcctcattttgagccctaaaaataattcaaaaatatttaaaaatattatagatctagagatttttagaaatttttagaatatttttatgtaatttttggaggtcgtttggtatttttactaaacgaaagaagt contains:
- the LOC121996323 gene encoding exocyst complex component SEC3A-like; its protein translation is MSKEILGRLPKVVGIDIVEMTLWAKENNTAVSSQVITHGGQDASGLIQGHSQVTVERDLVSQAEEEDMEALLGTYVMGIGEAKAFSERLKRELLALEAANVHALVECESIIEEDKAPYVAKAAKLKTEYTKILAMHNKNQTLSVVLEFWKSFSHVQTLEICEIFIL